The Caballeronia sp. SL2Y3 genome includes a window with the following:
- a CDS encoding cupin domain-containing protein, whose translation MSDAHHIDWRENGVKVIKGDQLDTNTPQTPGMNRAAAIDAARVGAQKIWAGTVTIHPNAKTGAHHHGALESVIYIVRGQARMRWGEHLEFTAEAGPGDFIFVPPYVPHQEINTSTDEPLECVLVRSDNEAVVVNLNIDAVETPEEVFWVDPIHKHPHKH comes from the coding sequence ATGAGCGACGCACATCATATCGATTGGCGCGAGAACGGCGTCAAGGTCATCAAGGGCGATCAGCTCGACACCAACACGCCGCAGACGCCGGGCATGAACCGCGCGGCCGCCATCGACGCGGCGCGCGTCGGCGCGCAGAAGATCTGGGCGGGAACGGTCACCATTCATCCGAACGCGAAGACCGGCGCGCACCATCACGGCGCGCTCGAAAGCGTGATCTACATCGTGCGCGGCCAGGCGCGCATGCGCTGGGGCGAGCACCTCGAATTCACGGCAGAAGCCGGTCCTGGCGATTTCATCTTCGTGCCGCCGTACGTGCCGCATCAGGAAATCAACACGAGCACAGACGAGCCGCTCGAATGCGTGCTCGTGCGCAGCGACAACGAAGCGGTCGTCGTGAATCTGAACATCGACGCGGTCGAAACGCCGGAAGAAGTCTTCTGGGTCGATCCCATCCACAAGCATCCGCACAAGCATTGA
- the clpS gene encoding ATP-dependent Clp protease adapter ClpS, with protein sequence MAINPNKQDGTVLERQEQKLKKPAMYKVVLLNDDFTPMEFVVMIVQEYFNKDRETATQIMLKVHREGRGVCGVYTRDIASTKVEQVVSHARQAGHPLQCVMEEA encoded by the coding sequence ATGGCGATAAATCCCAACAAGCAGGATGGCACGGTACTCGAGCGGCAGGAGCAGAAGCTCAAAAAGCCGGCGATGTACAAGGTGGTGCTGCTGAATGACGACTTCACGCCGATGGAATTCGTCGTGATGATCGTGCAGGAATACTTCAATAAAGATCGTGAGACTGCGACGCAGATCATGCTGAAGGTTCATCGCGAGGGCAGGGGAGTTTGTGGGGTCTATACGCGGGACATTGCGTCGACCAAAGTTGAGCAAGTCGTTAGCCATGCACGGCAAGCGGGGCATCCGCTGCAGTGCGTGATGGAGGAAGCATGA
- the fusA gene encoding elongation factor G has protein sequence MPRKTPIERYRNIGISAHIDAGKTTTTERILFYTGVTHKIGEVHDGAATMDWMEQEQERGITITSAATTAFWKGMAGNYPEHRINIIDTPGHVDFTIEVERSMRVLDGACMVYDSVGGVQPQSETVWRQANKYKVPRIAFVNKMDRVGADFFRVQRQIGERLKGVAVPIQIPIGAEEHFQGVVDLVKMKAIVWDDESQGIKFTYEDIPDNLKDVAHEWREKMVEAAAESSEELLEKYLEDHESLTEEEIKTALRKRTIANEIVPMLCGSAFKNKGVQAMLDAVIDYLPSPVDVPAILGHTEDDQEAERHPSDDEPFSALAFKIMTDPFVGQLIFFRVYSGVVNSGDTVYNPVKEKKERLGRILQMHANERKEIKEVRAGDIAAAVGLKEATTGDTLCDPGNIIILERMIFPEPVISQAVEPKTKADQEKMGIALNRLAQEDPSFRVTTDEESGQTIISGMGELHLEILVDRMKREFGVEATVGKPQVAYRETVRNKVTDVEGKFVKQSGGRGQYGHAVITLEPDPGKGYEFVDAIKGGVIPREYIPAVDKGIQESLKSGVLAGYPVVDTKVTLTFGSYHDVDSNENAFRMAGSMAFKEAMRRAKPVLLEPTMAVEVETPEEFMGNVMGDLSSRRGIVQGMEDIAGGGGKIVRAEVPLAEMFGYSTSLRSLTQGRATYTMEFKHYAETPNNVSEAIINSKGK, from the coding sequence GTGCCCCGCAAGACTCCCATCGAGCGCTATCGCAATATCGGTATTAGCGCCCACATCGATGCCGGCAAAACGACCACTACCGAACGCATCCTTTTCTACACCGGCGTGACGCACAAGATCGGCGAGGTTCACGACGGCGCGGCGACGATGGACTGGATGGAGCAGGAGCAGGAACGCGGCATCACGATCACGTCCGCCGCGACGACCGCCTTCTGGAAAGGCATGGCCGGCAATTATCCGGAACATCGCATCAACATCATCGATACGCCGGGACACGTCGACTTCACGATCGAAGTCGAGCGTTCCATGCGCGTGCTCGACGGCGCCTGCATGGTCTACGACTCGGTCGGCGGCGTGCAGCCCCAGTCCGAAACCGTGTGGCGTCAGGCGAACAAGTACAAGGTGCCGCGCATCGCGTTCGTCAACAAGATGGATCGCGTCGGCGCGGACTTTTTCCGCGTGCAGCGGCAAATCGGCGAGCGCCTGAAGGGCGTCGCGGTGCCGATCCAGATTCCGATCGGCGCGGAAGAGCACTTCCAGGGCGTGGTCGACCTCGTGAAGATGAAGGCCATCGTCTGGGACGACGAGAGCCAGGGCATCAAGTTCACGTACGAAGACATCCCCGACAACCTCAAGGACGTCGCGCACGAATGGCGCGAGAAGATGGTCGAGGCCGCGGCGGAATCCAGCGAGGAACTGCTCGAAAAATATCTGGAAGACCACGAAAGCCTGACGGAAGAAGAGATCAAGACGGCGCTGCGCAAGCGCACCATCGCGAACGAAATCGTGCCGATGCTGTGCGGCAGCGCGTTCAAGAACAAGGGCGTGCAGGCCATGCTCGACGCGGTGATCGACTATCTGCCCTCGCCGGTGGATGTGCCCGCGATTCTCGGCCACACCGAAGACGACCAGGAAGCGGAGCGCCACCCGAGCGACGACGAGCCGTTCTCCGCGCTCGCCTTCAAGATCATGACCGACCCGTTCGTCGGCCAGCTGATCTTCTTCCGCGTGTATTCGGGCGTCGTGAATTCCGGCGATACGGTCTACAACCCGGTGAAGGAAAAGAAGGAGCGGCTTGGGCGCATCCTCCAGATGCACGCGAACGAGCGCAAGGAAATCAAGGAAGTGCGCGCGGGCGATATCGCGGCGGCGGTCGGCCTGAAGGAAGCGACGACCGGCGACACGCTGTGCGATCCGGGCAACATCATCATCCTGGAACGAATGATCTTCCCGGAGCCGGTGATCTCGCAGGCCGTCGAGCCTAAGACGAAAGCCGACCAGGAGAAGATGGGCATCGCGCTCAATCGACTGGCGCAGGAAGACCCGTCGTTCCGCGTCACGACCGACGAGGAATCCGGCCAGACGATCATCTCCGGCATGGGCGAGCTGCACCTCGAAATTCTCGTCGACCGCATGAAGCGCGAGTTCGGCGTGGAGGCGACGGTCGGCAAGCCGCAGGTCGCGTATCGCGAAACCGTGCGCAACAAGGTGACCGATGTCGAAGGCAAGTTCGTTAAGCAGTCCGGCGGGCGCGGCCAGTACGGGCACGCGGTCATCACGCTGGAACCGGACCCGGGCAAGGGCTATGAATTCGTCGACGCCATCAAGGGCGGCGTGATTCCGCGCGAGTACATTCCGGCGGTGGACAAGGGCATCCAGGAGTCGCTCAAGTCGGGCGTGCTGGCGGGCTATCCGGTCGTCGACACGAAAGTGACGCTGACCTTCGGCTCCTATCACGACGTCGATTCGAACGAAAACGCGTTCCGCATGGCCGGCTCGATGGCCTTCAAGGAAGCGATGCGCCGCGCGAAGCCCGTGCTGCTCGAACCCACGATGGCCGTCGAAGTGGAAACGCCCGAGGAGTTCATGGGCAACGTGATGGGCGACCTGTCGAGCCGGCGCGGCATCGTGCAGGGCATGGAGGACATCGCGGGCGGCGGCGGCAAGATCGTGCGCGCCGAAGTGCCGCTTGCCGAAATGTTCGGCTACTCGACGTCGCTGCGCTCGCTGACGCAAGGCCGCGCGACCTACACGATGGAGTTCAAGCACTACGCCGAGACGCCGAACAACGTGTCGGAAGCGATCATCAACTCGAAGGGGAAATGA
- a CDS encoding cold-shock protein — translation MSTGTVKWFNDAKGYGFITPDEGGEDLFAHFSAIQMNGFKTLKEGQKVTFEIVQGPKGKQASNIQDAA, via the coding sequence ATGTCTACTGGTACGGTCAAGTGGTTCAATGACGCGAAAGGCTACGGATTCATCACGCCCGACGAAGGCGGCGAGGATCTGTTCGCACATTTCTCGGCGATTCAGATGAACGGTTTCAAGACGCTCAAGGAAGGCCAAAAGGTCACTTTCGAGATCGTCCAGGGACCGAAGGGCAAGCAGGCATCGAACATCCAGGACGCAGCCTGA
- the clpA gene encoding ATP-dependent Clp protease ATP-binding subunit ClpA, whose product MIAQELEVSLHMAFMEARQARHEFITVEHLLLALLDNPTAAEVLRACAANIEDLRQNLRNFIHDNTPTVPGTDDVDTQPTLGFQRVIQRAIMHVQSTSNGKKEVTGANVLVAIFGEKDSHAVYYLQQQGVTRLDVVNFISHGIAKTNSGDAAKANSEANPESEDAAAQKETPLAQFTQNLNQQAKDGKIDPLIGRELEVERVVQVLCRRRKNNPLLVGEAGVGKTAIAEGLAWRITRGEVPDILADAQVYSLDMGALLAGTKYRGDFEQRLKTVLKELKERPHAILFIDEIHTLIGAGAASGGTLDASNLLKPALSSGQLKCIGATTFTEYRGIFEKDAALSRRFQKVDVTEPSVEQTVAILRGLKSRFEEHHGVKYSSGALSAAAELSARFITDRHLPDKAIDVIDEAGAAQRILPKSKQKKTIGKSEIEEIISKIARVPAQSVSQDDRSKLQTLDRDLKAVVFGQDPAIDALSASIKMARAGLGKTDKPIGAFLFSGPTGVGKTEVAKQLAFTLGIELLRFDMSEYMERHAVSRLIGAPPGYVGFDQGGLLTEAVTKKPHCVLLLDEIEKAHPDIYNVLLQVMDHGTLTDNNGRKADFRNVIIIMTTNAGAEAMGKAVIGFTSRRESGDEMADIKRMFTPEFRNRLDAIISFRSLDEEIILRVVDKFLMQLEDQLHEKKVDAVFTDALRKHLAKHGFDPLMGARPMQRLIQDTIRRALADELLFGKLLNGGRVTVDVDAEDKVQLTFDENSAPPRNPNPEAIEVD is encoded by the coding sequence ATGATTGCCCAGGAACTGGAAGTCAGTCTGCACATGGCGTTTATGGAAGCACGTCAGGCGCGGCACGAGTTCATAACGGTCGAGCATCTTTTACTGGCCTTGTTGGACAATCCGACCGCGGCTGAAGTGCTGCGCGCCTGCGCAGCAAATATCGAGGATTTGCGTCAGAACCTGCGCAATTTCATTCATGACAACACGCCGACCGTGCCCGGCACGGACGACGTCGATACCCAGCCGACGCTTGGTTTCCAGCGCGTGATTCAGCGCGCGATCATGCATGTGCAATCGACTTCGAACGGCAAGAAGGAAGTGACGGGCGCGAACGTGCTCGTCGCGATCTTCGGCGAGAAGGACTCGCACGCGGTCTACTACCTGCAGCAGCAGGGCGTGACGCGTCTGGATGTCGTGAATTTCATTTCGCACGGCATCGCGAAGACGAACAGCGGCGACGCCGCGAAGGCGAACAGCGAAGCGAATCCGGAATCGGAAGACGCCGCCGCCCAGAAGGAAACGCCGCTCGCGCAGTTCACGCAGAACCTGAACCAGCAGGCGAAGGACGGCAAGATCGATCCTTTGATCGGCCGCGAGTTGGAAGTCGAGCGCGTGGTGCAGGTGCTCTGCCGCCGCCGCAAGAACAATCCGCTGCTCGTGGGCGAAGCGGGCGTCGGCAAGACGGCCATCGCCGAAGGTCTCGCCTGGCGCATCACGCGCGGCGAAGTGCCGGACATCCTCGCGGATGCGCAGGTCTACTCGCTCGACATGGGCGCGTTGCTCGCGGGCACGAAGTATCGCGGCGATTTCGAGCAGCGTCTCAAGACGGTGCTGAAGGAACTGAAGGAGCGTCCGCACGCCATTCTGTTCATCGACGAGATCCACACGCTGATCGGCGCGGGCGCGGCATCGGGCGGCACGCTCGACGCTTCGAACCTGCTGAAGCCGGCGTTGTCGTCGGGGCAGTTGAAGTGCATCGGCGCGACGACGTTCACGGAATATCGCGGCATCTTCGAGAAGGACGCGGCGCTTTCGCGGCGCTTCCAGAAGGTGGATGTCACCGAGCCTTCCGTCGAGCAGACGGTCGCGATTCTGCGCGGTCTCAAGTCGCGCTTCGAGGAGCACCACGGCGTGAAGTATTCGTCGGGCGCGCTGTCGGCGGCGGCTGAGTTGTCGGCGCGCTTCATCACGGACCGTCATCTGCCGGACAAGGCGATCGACGTGATCGACGAAGCGGGCGCGGCGCAACGCATTCTGCCGAAGTCGAAGCAGAAGAAGACTATCGGCAAGAGCGAGATCGAAGAGATCATCTCGAAGATCGCTCGCGTGCCGGCGCAAAGCGTGTCGCAGGACGACCGCAGCAAGCTGCAGACGCTGGACCGCGACCTGAAGGCGGTAGTGTTCGGTCAGGATCCGGCCATCGACGCGCTGTCGGCGTCGATCAAGATGGCGCGCGCGGGTCTCGGCAAGACGGACAAGCCGATCGGCGCGTTCCTCTTCTCCGGCCCCACGGGCGTCGGCAAGACGGAAGTGGCGAAGCAGCTTGCGTTCACGCTCGGCATCGAACTGCTGCGCTTCGACATGTCGGAATACATGGAGCGCCATGCGGTGAGCCGGCTGATCGGCGCGCCCCCGGGCTACGTCGGTTTCGATCAGGGCGGTTTGCTGACCGAGGCCGTCACGAAGAAGCCGCATTGCGTGCTGCTGCTGGACGAGATCGAGAAGGCGCACCCGGACATCTACAACGTGCTCTTGCAGGTCATGGACCACGGCACGCTGACGGATAACAACGGGCGCAAGGCGGATTTCCGCAACGTCATCATCATCATGACGACGAACGCGGGCGCCGAGGCGATGGGCAAGGCGGTGATCGGCTTCACGTCGCGCCGCGAGTCGGGCGACGAAATGGCCGACATCAAGCGCATGTTCACGCCGGAGTTCCGCAACCGTCTCGATGCGATCATCAGCTTCCGCTCGCTGGACGAGGAAATCATCCTGCGCGTGGTCGACAAGTTCCTCATGCAACTGGAAGATCAGCTGCACGAGAAGAAGGTCGATGCGGTGTTCACGGATGCGCTTCGCAAGCACTTGGCGAAGCACGGTTTCGATCCGCTGATGGGCGCGCGTCCGATGCAGCGTCTGATTCAGGACACGATTCGCCGCGCGCTCGCCGACGAACTGCTCTTCGGCAAGCTGCTCAACGGCGGCCGCGTGACCGTGGACGTCGATGCGGAAGACAAGGTGCAGCTGACGTTCGACGAGAACTCGGCGCCGCCGCGTAATCCGAATCCGGAAGCGATCGAAGTCGACTGA
- a CDS encoding DUF192 domain-containing protein yields MRALLVAILLPLAALSLAQAQTMPPGAKQPSDFPRAKLTAGMFVIDAAVAANDADREQGLMYRTQLAANEGMLFVFDENAVHCFWMKNTLIPLSIAFIRADGTITDIDEMDAETTNNHCPRNNGVYALEMSKGWFTAKGIKPGMKIKGLPGVQ; encoded by the coding sequence CTGCGCGCGCTCCTCGTCGCGATTCTGCTGCCGCTCGCCGCGCTTTCGCTCGCGCAGGCTCAGACGATGCCGCCCGGCGCGAAGCAGCCGTCGGACTTTCCACGCGCGAAGCTCACCGCCGGCATGTTCGTCATCGACGCCGCCGTAGCCGCCAACGATGCCGATCGCGAGCAGGGTCTCATGTATCGCACGCAACTCGCGGCGAACGAAGGCATGCTTTTCGTCTTCGACGAGAACGCAGTGCATTGCTTCTGGATGAAGAACACGCTGATCCCGCTGTCGATCGCGTTCATTCGCGCGGACGGCACGATCACCGACATCGACGAAATGGATGCCGAAACCACGAATAACCATTGCCCGCGCAACAACGGCGTGTATGCGCTCGAGATGAGCAAGGGCTGGTTCACGGCGAAGGGCATCAAGCCGGGCATGAAAATCAAGGGATTGCCGGGCGTGCAGTAA
- a CDS encoding ABC transporter substrate-binding protein has translation MKKASTDAHHLELARGNAGELGNHAIDEFMAGRLTRRELLRHASVLGFALTAGGLFGMPAARAQGAAKPGGTIRVAHMTPAGAVDPLTVTDAAGLVLINQTGEFLIDDDSETLTLRPALALSWSSNATGDVWTFKLRQNVKFHDGQPMTAKDVAATFNRLADPGAGSAALSVLKGVLSKDSAKAVDDHTVEFHLDAPNGNFPYYVSSDNYNAVILPANFSGPYEKSFMGTGALKLEKYTPKVGASFVRNPDYWGDKALPDRVQFSFYADQQAQLLAMQGRQADVMGDFTVQGGVSMLSNPQFKVLGAKSSSHRQIHMRCDMGAFKDKRVRQALALAINREVIVKGLFRGRAVVGNDSPFAPVFPSSDLTVPQRHLDIAKAKQLMSEAGVANGFDITLTTEKYMEIPDLAVVVQNAAKAIGIRIALKVESQDLYYGSGTFGKSDWLDSPLGITDYGHRGVPNVFLNAPLTSSGTWNAAHFKNAEYDKLVAQFVAALDVASQKKLSGQIQRLLLDETPVVIPYFYDQLIVTRANVSGVRFNAISQMWFDRATVAA, from the coding sequence ATGAAGAAAGCATCGACGGACGCGCATCACCTGGAGCTTGCGCGCGGCAACGCGGGCGAGCTGGGCAATCACGCGATCGACGAGTTCATGGCCGGCCGCCTCACGCGGCGCGAACTGCTGCGGCACGCGAGCGTGCTGGGCTTCGCGCTGACTGCGGGCGGGCTTTTCGGCATGCCGGCGGCGCGCGCGCAGGGTGCGGCCAAGCCCGGCGGCACGATCCGCGTCGCGCACATGACGCCGGCGGGCGCGGTCGATCCGCTGACCGTCACCGATGCAGCCGGTCTCGTGCTCATCAATCAGACGGGCGAATTTCTGATCGACGACGACAGCGAGACGCTTACGCTGCGCCCTGCCCTCGCGCTCTCGTGGTCGTCGAACGCGACGGGCGATGTCTGGACATTCAAGCTGCGCCAGAATGTCAAGTTCCACGACGGCCAGCCCATGACCGCGAAGGACGTCGCAGCTACGTTCAACCGCCTGGCCGATCCGGGCGCGGGGTCGGCTGCCCTCTCGGTGCTGAAGGGCGTGCTGTCGAAGGATTCGGCGAAAGCGGTCGACGATCACACCGTCGAGTTCCATCTCGACGCGCCGAACGGCAATTTCCCGTACTACGTTTCCTCCGACAACTACAACGCGGTGATCCTGCCCGCGAACTTCAGCGGCCCGTACGAGAAGTCGTTCATGGGCACGGGCGCGCTGAAGCTGGAAAAGTACACGCCGAAGGTCGGCGCGTCGTTCGTGCGCAATCCGGACTACTGGGGCGACAAGGCGCTGCCCGACCGCGTGCAGTTCTCGTTCTACGCCGACCAGCAGGCGCAACTCCTCGCAATGCAAGGCCGCCAGGCCGACGTGATGGGCGACTTCACCGTGCAGGGCGGCGTCTCGATGTTGTCGAACCCGCAGTTCAAGGTGCTCGGCGCGAAGTCGAGTTCGCATCGGCAGATTCACATGCGCTGCGACATGGGCGCGTTCAAGGACAAGCGCGTGCGTCAGGCGCTCGCGCTCGCGATCAATCGCGAAGTCATCGTGAAGGGCCTGTTCCGCGGGCGCGCGGTGGTCGGCAACGACAGCCCGTTCGCGCCGGTCTTTCCGTCGAGCGATCTCACCGTGCCGCAGCGGCATCTCGACATCGCGAAAGCGAAGCAGCTGATGAGCGAAGCGGGCGTGGCCAACGGCTTCGACATCACGCTCACGACCGAGAAGTACATGGAGATTCCCGATCTCGCCGTGGTCGTGCAGAACGCGGCCAAGGCAATCGGCATCCGCATCGCGCTGAAGGTGGAGAGCCAGGATCTGTATTACGGCTCGGGCACCTTCGGAAAGTCCGATTGGCTCGATTCTCCGCTCGGCATTACGGACTACGGGCATCGCGGCGTGCCGAACGTGTTTCTCAATGCGCCGCTCACTAGCAGCGGCACGTGGAACGCGGCGCACTTCAAGAACGCGGAATACGACAAGCTCGTCGCGCAGTTCGTCGCGGCGCTCGACGTGGCCTCGCAAAAAAAGCTCTCCGGGCAGATTCAGCGCCTGCTGCTCGACGAAACGCCCGTCGTGATTCCGTACTTCTACGACCAGTTGATCGTCACGCGCGCGAACGTCTCGGGCGTGCGCTTCAACGCCATTTCGCAGATGTGGTTCGACCGCGCGACGGTGGCCGCTTGA
- the dut gene encoding dUTP diphosphatase produces MKLDVKILDARMRDFLPAYATPGSAGLDLRACLDAPLVIEPHQTVLVPTGLAIHLADRGYAALILPRSGLGHKHGIVLGNLVGLIDSDYQGQLMVSTWNRGDTAFTLNPMERLAQLVIVPVVQAQFNIVDDFEASERGAGGFGSTGKH; encoded by the coding sequence ATGAAACTCGACGTCAAGATTCTCGACGCGCGCATGCGCGATTTTCTGCCCGCTTATGCTACGCCCGGCAGCGCCGGCCTAGACCTGCGCGCGTGTCTGGATGCGCCGCTCGTCATCGAGCCGCATCAGACCGTGCTCGTGCCCACCGGCCTTGCCATCCACCTCGCCGATCGCGGCTATGCGGCGCTCATTCTGCCGCGCTCAGGCCTCGGCCATAAGCACGGCATCGTGCTGGGCAATCTCGTCGGCCTGATCGATTCGGATTATCAAGGGCAACTGATGGTTTCGACGTGGAATCGCGGCGACACCGCGTTCACGCTGAATCCGATGGAACGGCTCGCGCAACTGGTCATCGTGCCGGTGGTGCAGGCGCAGTTCAATATCGTCGATGACTTCGAGGCGAGCGAACGCGGCGCGGGCGGATTCGGCAGCACGGGCAAGCACTGA
- a CDS encoding pseudouridine synthase, translating into MPLIALNKPFGTICQFSAHETRASLGDFVKVPGVYPAGRLDADSEGLLLLTDDGALQARIAEPRHKLVKRYWAQVEGAPGDETLARLAKGVDLGDYVTRPCKAAFVAEHDIERLWPRNPPIRYRAAIPTTWIELAITEGKNRQVRRMTAAVGFPTLRLVRVAIGALDVFSLGLAPGESVEVPAQSPWKTGR; encoded by the coding sequence ATGCCGCTCATCGCTCTGAATAAACCGTTCGGCACGATCTGCCAGTTCTCCGCGCACGAAACCCGCGCGTCGCTCGGCGACTTCGTGAAGGTGCCGGGCGTCTATCCGGCGGGCCGGCTCGATGCGGACAGCGAGGGCCTTCTTCTGCTCACCGACGACGGCGCGTTGCAGGCGCGCATCGCGGAGCCGCGCCACAAGCTCGTCAAGCGTTATTGGGCGCAGGTCGAAGGCGCGCCCGGCGACGAAACGCTCGCGCGTCTCGCGAAGGGCGTCGATCTCGGCGATTACGTGACACGGCCATGCAAGGCCGCTTTCGTCGCGGAGCACGACATCGAAAGGCTGTGGCCGCGCAATCCGCCGATCCGCTATCGCGCCGCCATCCCGACGACGTGGATCGAACTTGCCATCACCGAAGGGAAGAACCGCCAGGTCCGGCGCATGACGGCAGCGGTCGGCTTTCCGACGCTGCGGCTCGTGCGCGTGGCGATCGGCGCGCTCGACGTGTTTTCGCTCGGACTCGCGCCCGGCGAAAGCGTCGAAGTGCCGGCGCAATCGCCATGGAAAACCGGGCGTTGA
- the icd gene encoding NADP-dependent isocitrate dehydrogenase, with protein MSYQHIQVPAGGEKITVNADYSLNVPDQPIIPYIEGDGTGVDITPVMLKVVDAAVEKAYGGKRKIHWMEIFAGEKATRVYGPDVWLPDETLDVVKEYVVSIKGPLTTPVGGGIRSLNVALRQQLDLYVCLRPVRYFKGVPSPLREPDKVDMVIFRENSEDIYAGIEWPAESAEAKKVIAFLRDEMGVKKIRFPESSGLGIKPVSREGTERLVRKAIQYAIDNNRRSVTLVHKGNIMKFTEGAFRDYGYALAQKEFNAELIDGGPWMKVKNPKTGADVVVKDVIADAFLQQILLRPAEYDVIATLNLNGDYISDALAAQVGGIGIAPGANMSDSVAMFEATHGTAPKYAGKDYVNPGSEILSAEMMLRHLGWTEAADRIIASMEQSILSKRVTYDFARLMEGATQVSCSGFGEVMIENM; from the coding sequence ATGTCGTATCAGCACATCCAGGTTCCGGCGGGCGGTGAAAAAATCACCGTCAACGCGGATTACTCGCTCAACGTTCCGGATCAGCCGATCATTCCGTACATCGAGGGCGACGGCACGGGCGTCGATATCACGCCGGTCATGCTCAAGGTGGTGGATGCGGCAGTCGAGAAGGCCTACGGCGGGAAGCGCAAGATTCACTGGATGGAGATCTTCGCCGGCGAAAAGGCCACGCGCGTCTACGGTCCGGACGTCTGGCTGCCGGACGAAACGCTCGATGTCGTGAAGGAATACGTCGTCTCGATCAAGGGACCGCTCACGACGCCCGTCGGCGGCGGCATCCGGTCGCTGAATGTTGCGCTTCGGCAGCAACTCGACCTGTATGTTTGCCTGCGCCCAGTGCGCTATTTCAAGGGCGTGCCGTCGCCGCTGCGCGAGCCCGACAAGGTGGACATGGTGATCTTCCGCGAGAACTCGGAAGACATCTACGCGGGCATCGAATGGCCGGCCGAATCGGCGGAAGCGAAGAAGGTAATCGCGTTCCTGCGCGATGAAATGGGCGTGAAGAAGATCCGCTTCCCGGAGTCGTCGGGGCTCGGCATCAAGCCGGTGTCGCGCGAGGGCACGGAGCGGCTCGTGCGCAAGGCGATTCAGTATGCGATCGACAACAACCGGCGCTCGGTCACGCTCGTGCACAAGGGCAACATCATGAAGTTCACCGAAGGCGCGTTCCGCGACTACGGTTACGCGCTCGCACAGAAGGAGTTCAACGCCGAACTCATCGACGGCGGCCCGTGGATGAAGGTGAAGAACCCGAAGACGGGCGCGGATGTCGTCGTGAAAGACGTGATCGCCGATGCGTTCCTTCAGCAGATCCTGCTGCGTCCGGCGGAATACGACGTGATCGCCACGCTCAACCTCAACGGCGACTACATCTCCGATGCGCTCGCGGCGCAGGTCGGCGGCATCGGCATTGCGCCGGGCGCCAACATGTCGGACTCCGTTGCAATGTTCGAGGCCACGCACGGCACCGCGCCCAAGTACGCCGGTAAGGATTACGTGAACCCGGGCTCGGAAATTCTGTCCGCCGAAATGATGCTGCGCCATCTCGGCTGGACTGAGGCGGCGGATCGCATCATCGCGTCGATGGAGCAGTCGATTCTTTCCAAGCGCGTCACGTACGACTTCGCGCGGCTCATGGAAGGCGCGACACAGGTGTCGTGCTCGGGATTCGGCGAGGTGATGATCGAGAACATGTGA